A window of the Mucilaginibacter sp. cycad4 genome harbors these coding sequences:
- a CDS encoding TetR/AcrR family transcriptional regulator — protein sequence MRVNRIAKQAGVSKKLIYRYFGNVNYLIETYVIENDYWLTFSKRLLERVEQGVPPTTQAFIADVLKNQFSYFLNEKEMQRLILWEISTNSLLMKSIHNAREAAGQGLLEMTDEHFKNNQVNFRAIAALLVGGIYYIVLHIQSNGGMFCDLDINSEKAQGEIRHAIEQIVGWAFEKA from the coding sequence ATTAGGGTAAATCGTATAGCTAAACAAGCAGGCGTGAGCAAGAAACTGATCTACCGATATTTCGGTAACGTCAACTACCTTATTGAAACTTATGTTATCGAAAATGATTATTGGCTGACCTTCTCGAAGAGGCTCCTCGAACGTGTTGAACAAGGAGTTCCGCCAACCACCCAGGCTTTTATCGCGGATGTGTTAAAAAATCAGTTTAGTTATTTCCTAAATGAAAAAGAAATGCAGAGATTGATTCTGTGGGAAATATCAACCAATAGTCTGTTAATGAAAAGTATTCATAATGCCAGGGAGGCTGCAGGGCAGGGTTTGTTGGAAATGACAGACGAACACTTCAAAAATAATCAGGTAAACTTTCGGGCAATAGCAGCGCTTTTGGTTGGCGGAATATATTATATTGTTTTGCATATTCAGTCGAACGGTGGTATGTTCTGTGATCTTGATATCAATTCTGAAAAAGCTCAGGGTGAGATCAGGCATGCAATTGAGCAAATAGTTGGTTGGGCTTTTGAAAAAGCTTGA
- a CDS encoding quercetin 2,3-dioxygenase, whose protein sequence is MNNNTNIIKGFATVTGEGERIWFVADTLTLKATAASTGRSFTVVECLTSPGGGPPPHIHTNEDEFWYVLDGTFEIHIGDEVLAVGPGDFAFGPRGIPHYFRNTAGIPSRILLTFTPGGIEDFFRESGQPAANDGLAPQVDEAEIARMKAAAPKYGIERATNWD, encoded by the coding sequence ATGAATAACAATACAAACATTATCAAGGGCTTTGCCACAGTTACGGGCGAGGGCGAACGTATCTGGTTTGTTGCCGATACTTTGACACTTAAGGCGACCGCTGCGAGCACAGGTAGAAGCTTTACAGTGGTTGAGTGCCTGACTTCCCCCGGCGGTGGCCCGCCGCCGCACATCCACACCAATGAGGACGAATTTTGGTATGTGCTAGACGGGACCTTCGAAATCCACATTGGTGATGAAGTGCTTGCTGTCGGCCCCGGGGACTTTGCCTTCGGTCCGCGTGGCATACCGCATTACTTCCGCAACACCGCGGGAATTCCGAGCAGGATACTCTTGACCTTCACGCCAGGTGGGATCGAGGACTTTTTTCGTGAGTCCGGCCAGCCCGCGGCCAACGACGGTCTAGCACCCCAGGTCGACGAGGCGGAAATCGCCCGCATGAAGGCGGCGGCGCCGAAGTACGGCATTGAGCGCGCCACCAACTGGGACTAG
- a CDS encoding DUF932 domain-containing protein, which produces MAHNINYNEQTEKHSFFSVKEKPWHGLGQIISDHPTSAEAIKYAGLNYTVEKRPLFTYDTENYTGNPDTDIIIPELEVPNFFATVRTDAEQVLGVVGKDYEIVQNVDAFTFFDNIVGGKDGILYETAGALGNGERIFITAKLPDYIKVGRKDCIEKYLFLTTSHDGTGSITIAFTPVRVVCQNTLNAALNNHVNCVKIRHTASATDKLKEAHKMLGITNQLSIELEAVFNRWSRVRITDPELKKLIQLAMVPNRETYEKLKAGKTEELSSQFSNMVSSVFDYAMTNPTQQVDTTKGTLFGAYNAVTGYFQNVRNFRDEESKFKSIMYGTGLQKNQTTFNLCADFAKNGNMVLSFN; this is translated from the coding sequence ATGGCACACAATATCAATTATAATGAACAGACTGAAAAACATAGTTTTTTCAGCGTAAAAGAAAAACCCTGGCATGGTTTAGGGCAAATCATCAGCGATCACCCAACCAGTGCCGAAGCAATTAAATACGCGGGACTAAATTATACCGTTGAAAAGCGTCCCTTGTTTACTTATGATACAGAAAACTATACAGGTAACCCAGATACGGATATTATTATTCCCGAACTTGAAGTACCCAATTTCTTTGCAACCGTTCGCACAGATGCCGAACAGGTTTTAGGCGTAGTTGGCAAAGATTATGAAATTGTGCAAAACGTCGATGCCTTTACCTTTTTTGACAATATTGTGGGTGGTAAAGATGGCATCCTATATGAAACCGCCGGGGCATTGGGTAATGGTGAACGTATTTTTATTACCGCTAAACTGCCCGATTATATTAAGGTCGGCAGGAAAGATTGCATTGAGAAATATTTATTTCTCACTACTTCACACGATGGTACAGGAAGTATAACTATTGCTTTTACGCCTGTGCGTGTAGTATGTCAGAATACACTTAATGCAGCTTTGAATAATCATGTTAATTGCGTCAAAATAAGGCATACAGCAAGTGCAACCGATAAGCTTAAAGAAGCGCATAAGATGCTCGGTATCACTAATCAGCTATCAATAGAACTGGAAGCCGTATTTAATCGTTGGTCAAGGGTTCGGATTACTGACCCCGAATTAAAAAAACTGATACAGTTAGCTATGGTACCTAACCGTGAAACCTACGAAAAGCTAAAAGCCGGTAAAACGGAAGAACTGTCAAGCCAGTTCAGCAATATGGTAAGCAGTGTATTTGATTACGCCATGACCAACCCGACCCAGCAGGTGGATACTACTAAGGGAACATTATTTGGTGCTTACAATGCGGTAACTGGCTATTTTCAGAACGTCCGTAATTTCAGAGATGAAGAAAGTAAATTCAAATCTATTATGTATGGTACGGGTTTACAAAAGAACCAAACCACTTTTAACCTATGCGCCGATTTTGCTAAAAACGGCAATATGGTATTGAGTTTCAATTAA